In Erigeron canadensis isolate Cc75 chromosome 7, C_canadensis_v1, whole genome shotgun sequence, one DNA window encodes the following:
- the LOC122609037 gene encoding uncharacterized protein LOC122609037 codes for MAQDTGYQCLHAFYKCVIHLYQHEYLRRPTEADIEWLTAKHEQVHGFPGMLGSIDCMHWVGGTVQWHGKGSTPGATRAPKVKFSVNGEQFTKGYYLADGIYPKWATLVKSFKCPMDPKATKFKRYQEAARKDVVDNGRAITEFEEELIANTTLPTRTWTERCSTQLRMYGELRDRMAHHQLRNTLIEHVWNLPEHGRQR; via the exons ATGGCTCAAGATACGGGCTACCAGTGTTTACACGCTTTCTACAAATGTGTGATACACCTTTATCAACACGAGTACTTAAGAAGGCCAACAGAAGCCGATATCGAGTGGTTAACTGCCAAACATGAGCAGGTTCATGGTTTTCCGGGAATGCTTGGTAGCATAGATTGCATGCATTGGGTTGGAGGAACTGTCCAGTGGCATGGCAAGGGCAGTACACCCGGGGCGACAAG GGCTCCTAAAGTAAAGTTTTCGGTTAATGGGGAGCAGTTTACAAAGGGATATTACCTAGCAGATGgtatttatccaaaatgggcTACTCTTGTTAAGTCATTCAAGTGCCCAATGGACCCGAAAGCCACCAAGTTCAAAAGATACCAAGAagctgcaagaaaggatgtcgTTG ATAATGGGCGTGCAATTACTGAGTTTGAAGAAGAGTTGATAGCTAATACTACACTCCCAACCCGTACGTGGACTGAAAGGTGTTCAACGCAGCTTCGTATGTACGGGGAGCTTCGCGATAGAATGGCTCACCATCAACTCCGCAATACTCTGATCgaacatgtttggaacctccCGGAACATGGTCGTCAACGTTGA